A genome region from Brassica oleracea var. oleracea cultivar TO1000 chromosome C2, BOL, whole genome shotgun sequence includes the following:
- the LOC106322060 gene encoding carbamoyl-phosphate synthase small chain, chloroplastic has translation MAATTTLGFVLPTGLSRRGGGFRVSLIRCSASPLTNSTASGLVEKPWDSYNARLVLEDGSIWPAKSFGAPGTRVAELVFNTSLTGYQEILTDPSYAGQFVLMTNPQIGNTGVNLDDEESEQCFLAGLVIRSLSISTSNWRCTKTLADYLTERNLMGVYDLDTRAITRRLREEGSLNGVLSTEQTKTDEELLQMSRSWDIVGIDLISDVSCKSPYEWVDKTDPEWDFNSNSRDGETYRVIAYDFGIKHNILRRLSSYGCQITVVPSTFPASEALKMNPDGILFSNGPGDPSAVPYAVETVKELLGKAPVYGICMGHQLLGQALGGKTFKMKFGHHGGNHPVRNNRTGQVEISAQNHNYAVDPASLPGGVEVTHVNLNDGSCAGLSYPAMNVMSLQYHPEASPGPHDSDNAFKGFIELMKRSKQSS, from the exons ATGGCGGCTACGACGACTCTGGGCTTTGTTCTACCGACTGGTTTATCTCGCCGTGGCGGTGGCTTCAGGGTTTCACTGATCCGATGCTCCGCTTCTCCTCTCACTAACTCCACCGCCTCTG GCCTTGTGGAGAAGCCTTGGGATTCGTATAACGCTAGGCTTGTGTTAGAAGACGGCTCCATCTGGCCGGCTAAGTCATTTGGTGCTCCTGGAACCCGTGTTGCTGAATTGGTCTTTAACACCTCCTTGACAGG GTATCAAGAGATTCTGACTGATCCTAGTTATGCCGGGCAATTTGTGTTAATGACAAACCCACAGATTGGTAACACCGGTGTGAATCTCG ATGATGAAGAGTCTGAGCAATGCTTTCTTGCTGGTTTGGTCATAAGAAGTCTAAGCATCAG TACCTCAAACTGGAGATGTACTAAGACACTTGCTGACTATCTAACCGAAAGGAACCTCATGGGAGTTT ATGATCTTGACACTCGAGCGATAACACGTCGGTTAAGAGAAGAAGGTAGTCTTAACGGTGTGCTGAGCACAGAACAAACCAAAACAGACGAAGAGCTTCTGCAAATGTCCCGTTCGTGGGATATTGTAGGTATTGATCTGATAAGTGATGTTTCATGCAAATCTCCCTACGAGTGGGTCGACAAAACAGACCCTGAGTGGGATTTCAACTCGAATTCACGCGACGGGGAAACATACAGA GTTATTGCTTATGACTTTGGCATCAAGCATAACATCCTGAGACGGCTATCCTCCTACGGATGTCAAATCACGGTTGTTCCGTCGACGTTTCCAGCTTCTGAGGCGCTTAAAATGAATCCAGACGGGATTCTGTTCAGCAACGGTCCTGGAGACCCTTCTGCTGTGCCATATGCTGTTGAGACGGTTAAAGAGCTTCTTGGTAAAGCTCCTGTGTATGGTATCTGTATGGGTCATCAGTTGCTTGGCCAAGCTTTGGGTGGTAAGACCTTCAAGATGAAGTTTGGTCATCATGGTGGAAACCACCCGGTTCGTAATAACAGAACTGGCCAGGTGGAGATCAGTGCTCAG AACCATAACTATGCGGTTGACCCGGCGTCACTACCTGGAGGCGTGGAAGTGACACATGTGAATCTCAATGATGGAAGCTGTGCGGGTCTATCTTACCCGGCGATGAATGTCATGTCTCTCCAGTACCATCCTGAAGCCTCCCCTGGACCTCACGACTCTGATAACG CATTTAAAGGGTTCATAGAGCTTATGAAGAGATCGAAACAGAGCTCCTGA
- the LOC106324952 gene encoding protein PHR1-LIKE 1, with protein sequence MESNTNNGNNHKAKVSLVLSTDAKPRLKWTCELHHRFIEAVNQLGGPNKATPKGLMKAMEIPGLTLYHLKSHLQKYRLGKSLKFDDNKLEVSSASETQEAESKNDSGDFRGNVNQENNDPANEGLKITEALQLQMEVQKKLHEQIEVQRHLQVKIEAQGKYLQSVLMKAQQTLAGYTSASLGMDFARSELSRLASMMNPSSSFSELTQVEDYEEEGFLWCKKTENRGIRQPRRSVESSLTSSESSETKLNNNNEERKSMELPLMEIKSEVMTAKKTKRSLNDVLCVEHQPLKKRDFGVDDDDEQHLRLSLNSYKKVMGTCPNMDLGLSGKKTLI encoded by the exons ATGGAGAGCAACACTAATAATGGTAATAATCACAAGGCAAAGGTGAGTCTCGTGTTGTCAACAGATGCTAAGCCCAGACTGAAATGGACTTGTGAGCTTCATCACAGATTCATCGAAGCCGTTAATCAACTCGGTGGACCTAACA AAGCAACACCTAAGGGTTTGATGAAGGCTATGGAGATCCCTGGGCTTACCTTGTATCATCTCAAGAGCCATTTACAG AAATATCGGCTAGGGAAGAGCCTAAAATTCGATGATAACAAGCTAGAAG TTTCCTCAGCTTCAGAAACCCAAGAAGCTGAGAGTAAAAACGATTCTGGAGATTTTAGAGGCAATGTCAACCAAGAAAACAACGATCCAGCTAACGA AGGCTTGAAAATCACGGAGGCTCTACAACTGCAGATGGAAGTTCAGAAGAAACTTCATGAACAAATCGAG GTTCAGAGGCATTTGCAAGTGAAGATTGAGGCACAAGGAAAGTATTTACAGTCAGTTTTAATGAAAGCTCAACAAACTCTCGCTGGCTACACATCTGCCAGTCTTGGCATGGACTTTGCTAGAAGCGAGCTCTCTAGATTAGCTTCAATGATGAATCCGAGTTCTTCCTTCTCAGAGCTAACGCAAGTGGAAGATTACGAAGAAGAAGGATTCTTGTGGTGCAAGAAAACAGAAAACAGAGGAATTAGACAGCCAAGACGTTCAGTTGAGAGCTCGCTGACATCTTCAGAGAGCTCAGAGACAAAACTGAATAATAATAACGAGGAGAGGAAATCGATGGAGCTTCCATTGATGGAGATCAAATCAGAAGTGATGACGGCGAAGAAGACTAAGAGAAGCTTAAATGACGTCCTTTGCGTGGAACATCAGCCTCTAAAGAAAAGAGATTTTGGAGTTGACGATGATGATGAGCAGCACTTGAGGTTGAGTTTGAATAGTTACAAGAAAGTCATGGGGACGTGTCCAAACATGGACTTGGGTTTAAGTGGAAAAAAAACATTAATATAA
- the LOC106325823 gene encoding CLAVATA3/ESR (CLE)-related protein 45: MLGYSTRMMLCLLVCIGLLSDNRYKVLALRNREFFLRQIQGEEARVEPGEIVKLRSIDIHSSHNREDQGMLIGNRRILEEVNQSKVKVEKTQAQKDQTKDSFQSSKRRVRRGSDPIHNKSQPLS; encoded by the coding sequence ATGCTAGGTTACAGTACAAGAATGATGCTTTGTCTTCTTGTCTGCATAGGATTACTATCAGACAACAGATATAAGGTCTTAGCCCTGAGAAATAGAGAGTTTTTCCTCAGGCAAATACAAGGAGAAGAAGCTAGAGTTGAGCCAGGTGAAATTGTTAAGCTAAGGAGCATTGATATTCATTCTAGCCACAACCGTGAAGATCAAGGAATGCTCATCGGAAACCGGCGCATTCTTGAGGAAGTTAACCAGAGCAAAGTTAAAGTTGAGAAGACACAAGCACAAAAGGATCAGACAAAGGACTCGTTCCAGTCAAGCAAGAGACGTGTAAGACGAGGATCAGATCCTATTCACAACAAATCCCAGCCACTTTCTTGA